The following are from one region of the Gossypium hirsutum isolate 1008001.06 chromosome D03, Gossypium_hirsutum_v2.1, whole genome shotgun sequence genome:
- the LOC121215401 gene encoding uncharacterized protein, whose protein sequence is MESTALNGRMTRWQILLSEFDIVYVSQKAVKGSAIADFLASRALEDYEPLSFDFLNEDLMCIAATEESLQEGHGWRLNFDGASNAVGNGIGAVLVSPNERGVKVLEVYGDSALVIYQLKGEWETRDPKLISYRKLVLELIKEFEDITFCYLPRDENQMADALVTLASMIKVNRHEDMKPIQMSIYKDPAHYYNIEEGEIDDSPWYQDILRYVKNHEYPGQATENEKRTLRRLAIDYVLDGEILYKRGKD, encoded by the exons atggagtcaactgctttgaATGGGAGGATGACCCGTTGGCAGATATTACTGTCTGAATTTGATATTGTTTATGTGAGCCAGAAAGCTGTGAAAGGGAGTGCAATTGCTGACTTTTTGGCCAGTAGAGCTTTGGAGGACTACGAGCCGTTGAGTTTTGATTTTCtaaatgaagacttgatgtgtaTAGCGGCTACTGAAGAAAGTCTACAAGAAGGTCATGGTTGGAGGTTAAACTTTGATGGAGCCTCGAATGCTGTGggcaatggaattggggcagttcTAGTGTCCCCgaatg AGCGAGGAGTCAAAGTGCTAGAGGTCTATGGAGATTCAGCATTGGTGATATATCAGCTCAAGGGTGAATGGGAAACGAGAGATCCCAAGTTAATCAGTTATCGAAAGTTGGTCCTTGAATTGATTAAGGAGTTTGAGGACATCACTTTTTGCTATCTCCCTCGAGATGAGAACCAGATGGCTGATGCACTAGTTACTTTAGcctccatgatcaaggtgaaTAGACATgaggatatgaagcctatccaaatgagtatCTACAAAGACCCGGCTCACTATTACAATATTGAAGAAGGAGAAATCGATGATAgtccttggtatcaagatatactaCGATATGTAAAAAATCATGAGTATCCTGGCCAGGCAACagagaatgaaaagagaactCTGAGAAGACTAGCTATTgattacgtcttagatggggagatcttatACAAAAGGGGAAAAGATTAG